Proteins from a single region of Phycisphaeraceae bacterium D3-23:
- a CDS encoding alpha/beta hydrolase, with amino-acid sequence MAVLILHLWLAASPALAENEAPPVEVVYKQVVDAEGEPYDLRLHIFYPEGWSADDARPAIVFYFGGGWNGGQPEQFFPHCRDLAAHGMVAISADYRVRSRHGTSPIACVEDGRSAIRYLRAHADELGIDVDRVIAGGGSAGGHVAAASALCDDINDPADDAEVSATPNALVLFNPVLDTSRQSGFGGNRLGDDHLRLSPVHRVSQGQPASIVFHGDADRTVPISVARRFAEACEGVGARSELVEYEGQPHGFFNHPAFRRGNDLSVYTDTIERTVTFLRSLDLLEPAEADQPGD; translated from the coding sequence ATGGCCGTCTTGATTCTGCATCTGTGGCTGGCCGCAAGTCCCGCGCTGGCGGAGAACGAGGCACCGCCGGTGGAGGTGGTTTACAAACAGGTGGTCGATGCCGAGGGCGAGCCCTACGACCTGCGTCTGCATATCTTCTACCCCGAGGGGTGGAGCGCGGATGATGCCCGGCCCGCGATTGTTTTTTACTTCGGCGGCGGTTGGAACGGCGGTCAGCCCGAGCAGTTCTTCCCGCACTGCCGCGACCTGGCGGCGCACGGGATGGTCGCGATCAGCGCGGACTACCGCGTGCGTTCTCGGCACGGGACATCGCCGATCGCGTGTGTCGAGGACGGCCGATCCGCGATCCGGTATCTGCGGGCCCACGCAGACGAGTTGGGGATCGACGTCGATCGCGTGATCGCCGGGGGCGGCTCGGCCGGGGGGCATGTCGCGGCCGCGTCGGCGCTGTGCGACGACATCAACGACCCGGCGGACGACGCCGAGGTGAGCGCGACCCCGAACGCGCTGGTCCTGTTCAACCCGGTGCTCGATACCTCACGTCAGTCCGGGTTCGGCGGCAATCGGCTGGGTGACGACCACCTCCGGCTCTCCCCGGTCCACCGTGTTTCCCAAGGGCAGCCGGCCTCGATCGTCTTTCATGGCGACGCCGACCGCACGGTCCCGATCTCCGTCGCGCGGCGGTTTGCCGAGGCCTGCGAAGGTGTTGGAGCACGCAGCGAACTTGTCGAGTATGAAGGCCAGCCGCATGGCTTTTTCAACCACCCGGCGTTCCGACGGGGCAACGACCTCTCGGTCTATACCGACACGATCGAGCGGACCGTCACGTTTCTGCGGTCGCTGGACCTGCTGGAACCCGCAGAGGCAGATCAACCCGGCGATTGA
- a CDS encoding C25 family cysteine peptidase codes for MPSFFCRSRRRLLLAGMLCLTLSASPALAAWSPPLPEGVEPQVLLITDESLAEAWQDFAVFKTRLGRPTTILTVQEIDAEYEGDDIQQKIRAAVQDYIENHGSKYIVLGGDSAPGTWPQGGGLVPDRDTVHRAMRYRDIPTDLYYLSPGDNDWDANANGVYGEWPADMEAVAYTHPSGASIGRIPVRTAEDVAAYTDKVVDYETNYPAGDFAEGLIYSNTVDGSEPKVRRSWDDYVSNIWPQGEVFRFYHTETYWDEDETGDYALNTEHWLDVINNQTAGKMHMHGHGMLGFWVLEDDGGHTLADQSIVDRLTNGDAYLVMTTVSCFTGQYDGRDDPSITESMLRAPNRGAVAILAPSREGVPIFHNPREDFRLMVEEGKLDGTTESMTRYWMAGLSPTDDGSYRTLGEAFITMKGEMAEHAVQTAGYHWCQCELSFLGDPTLDMRANAVVTPEVGCVLAIPGRGVGGVTYGFTTDLRTPMHATACVWNGDDVYVVVPIGDDGKFNVWLPENSGSDWTVTVSGPSLNAVTLEQSDIRSEQDTQ; via the coding sequence ATGCCATCTTTCTTCTGCCGGTCTCGCCGACGCTTGTTGTTGGCCGGCATGCTGTGTTTGACGCTGTCTGCTTCACCCGCATTGGCGGCGTGGTCGCCGCCGCTGCCCGAGGGGGTTGAGCCGCAGGTGCTGCTGATTACCGACGAATCGCTCGCCGAGGCGTGGCAGGACTTCGCGGTCTTCAAGACCCGGCTGGGCCGGCCGACGACGATCCTCACCGTCCAAGAGATCGACGCCGAGTACGAGGGCGACGACATCCAACAGAAGATCCGCGCCGCGGTGCAGGACTACATCGAAAACCACGGCTCTAAGTACATCGTCCTGGGCGGCGACAGCGCGCCCGGCACCTGGCCTCAGGGCGGCGGGCTCGTCCCCGACCGCGACACGGTCCACCGCGCGATGCGCTACCGCGACATCCCCACCGACCTCTACTACCTGAGCCCCGGCGACAACGACTGGGACGCCAACGCCAACGGCGTCTACGGCGAATGGCCGGCCGACATGGAAGCCGTCGCGTACACCCACCCGTCGGGCGCTTCGATCGGACGCATCCCGGTACGCACCGCCGAGGATGTCGCGGCCTACACCGACAAGGTTGTGGACTACGAGACCAACTACCCCGCAGGCGACTTCGCCGAGGGGCTGATCTACAGCAACACGGTCGATGGCTCCGAGCCCAAGGTCCGCCGAAGCTGGGACGATTATGTCTCGAACATCTGGCCCCAGGGCGAGGTCTTCCGCTTCTACCACACCGAGACCTATTGGGACGAGGATGAAACGGGCGACTACGCGCTCAACACCGAGCACTGGCTCGACGTCATCAACAACCAGACGGCCGGGAAGATGCACATGCACGGCCACGGGATGCTCGGGTTCTGGGTCCTCGAAGATGATGGCGGCCACACCCTTGCCGACCAGAGCATCGTCGATCGGCTCACCAACGGGGACGCATACCTGGTGATGACGACGGTGTCGTGTTTCACGGGCCAGTACGACGGCCGGGACGACCCGAGTATCACCGAGAGCATGCTCCGCGCCCCCAACCGCGGTGCGGTGGCGATCCTCGCGCCGTCGCGCGAGGGCGTGCCGATCTTCCACAACCCGCGCGAGGACTTCCGGCTGATGGTCGAGGAGGGCAAGCTCGATGGGACGACGGAGTCGATGACGCGCTACTGGATGGCCGGGCTGTCACCGACGGATGACGGCTCGTACCGCACGCTGGGCGAGGCGTTTATCACGATGAAGGGCGAGATGGCCGAGCACGCGGTGCAGACGGCCGGGTACCACTGGTGCCAGTGCGAGCTGAGCTTCCTGGGCGACCCGACGCTGGACATGCGGGCCAATGCGGTGGTGACGCCGGAAGTTGGGTGCGTACTTGCCATACCTGGGCGTGGCGTTGGGGGAGTGACTTATGGTTTCACCACAGACCTTAGGACGCCGATGCATGCCACGGCTTGCGTATGGAACGGAGACGATGTGTATGTCGTTGTCCCGATCGGTGACGATGGCAAGTTCAACGTGTGGTTGCCAGAAAACTCTGGCAGCGATTGGACGGTCACAGTCTCCGGCCCCAGTCTGAACGCCGTGACGCTTGAGCAGTCGGATATTCGCAGTGAGCAGGATACGCAATAG
- the pheA gene encoding prephenate dehydratase, with protein sequence MSEKTHNSTPPTPPDAEPKATEEALAPLRKQIDALDQQIVKLLNERAKVVVEVGNVKRIDRSPIFVPDRERRVLEQIRSYNQGPLPDKCIEAIWRELMSGSFALERALRIGYLGPGGSYSHQAAQAKFGASVEYDNLADIPMIFSAVERRDIDYGLVPIENSTEGSVVVTLDALAQTNARICAEVQTAIHHNLLANCAAPDIRRVYSHPQALAQCRQWLNTQFPNAEQVATSSTSRAAGLAAEESRQGAAAIASSLAAKLCDVHVQFENIEDNPNNTTRFLVIGHQSTKPTGDDKTALVFTTEHKAGALTEVLNVFRDFGLNLTHIDKRPNPRVNWEYSFFVDLIAHEDDATFQEAIAEAKKHCGHLTILGSFPRATQVI encoded by the coding sequence GTGAGTGAAAAAACGCACAACTCGACGCCCCCGACGCCCCCCGATGCCGAGCCCAAGGCCACGGAGGAGGCCCTCGCGCCGCTCCGCAAGCAGATCGACGCCCTCGACCAGCAGATCGTGAAACTGCTCAACGAGCGGGCGAAAGTCGTCGTCGAGGTCGGCAACGTTAAGCGGATCGACCGCTCGCCGATCTTCGTGCCCGACCGTGAACGCCGGGTGCTCGAGCAGATCCGCTCGTACAACCAGGGCCCGCTGCCCGACAAGTGCATCGAGGCGATCTGGCGCGAGCTCATGTCCGGCAGCTTCGCCCTCGAACGCGCCCTCCGCATCGGCTACCTCGGCCCCGGCGGGTCGTACAGCCACCAGGCCGCGCAGGCCAAGTTCGGCGCGAGCGTCGAGTACGACAACCTCGCCGACATCCCCATGATCTTCAGCGCCGTCGAGCGCCGCGACATCGACTACGGCCTGGTCCCGATCGAAAACTCCACCGAGGGCAGCGTCGTCGTCACGCTCGATGCGCTCGCGCAGACCAACGCCCGCATCTGCGCCGAAGTCCAGACCGCGATCCACCACAACCTGCTCGCCAACTGCGCCGCCCCCGACATCCGCCGCGTCTACTCGCATCCCCAAGCCCTCGCCCAATGTCGGCAGTGGCTCAATACCCAGTTCCCCAACGCCGAGCAGGTCGCGACCTCCTCGACGAGCCGGGCGGCCGGGCTCGCGGCCGAAGAATCCAGGCAGGGCGCTGCGGCGATCGCTTCCTCGCTCGCCGCGAAGCTGTGCGACGTCCATGTGCAGTTCGAGAATATCGAAGACAACCCCAACAACACGACGCGCTTCCTCGTCATCGGGCACCAGTCCACGAAGCCGACAGGCGACGACAAGACCGCGCTTGTCTTCACCACCGAGCACAAGGCCGGGGCGCTGACCGAGGTGCTCAACGTCTTCCGCGACTTCGGGCTCAACCTCACCCACATCGACAAGCGCCCCAACCCCCGGGTCAACTGGGAGTACAGCTTCTTCGTCGATCTGATCGCCCACGAAGACGACGCGACGTTCCAGGAAGCCATCGCCGAGGCGAAAAAGCACTGCGGCCACCTCACGATCCTCGGCTCATTCCCACGCGCGACGCAGGTCATCTAG
- a CDS encoding glycoside hydrolase family 57 protein: protein MPAVCLYFQLHQPRRLRRFRVFEAGHDYYDDEANAQILRRVAGKCYLPTTALLLDQITANRGKFRVAFSLTGQVIEQLQRWSPEVIERFVALAQTGCVEFLAETYNHSLSSCYSPGSFEDEVDRHDTLIEDLFGQRPAVFRNTELVYSDAIAKQVAAMGRYRAVLAEGVDRLLDGRTPNTPYRPAEPSAARSLALLLKNHRLSDDLAFRFGEQSWEHHPLTAATYAQWLTDQPGEAVNLFMDFETFGEHKWVNTGIFDLLKALPSEVLGRGGRFVTPGEAADLFVPKDTYAAPDVTSWADTERDLSAWNGNTMQSSAIKALYDLEQPVLNTRDAELLADWQSLGTSDHFYYMSTKHQDDGAVHAYFNPYDSPYDAYLNYMNVLENLKQRVARV from the coding sequence ATGCCTGCGGTCTGTTTGTACTTCCAGCTCCACCAGCCGCGTCGGCTGCGGCGGTTCCGCGTGTTCGAGGCGGGCCACGACTATTACGACGACGAGGCCAACGCCCAGATCCTCCGCCGGGTCGCGGGCAAGTGCTACCTGCCGACGACCGCGCTGCTGCTGGACCAGATCACGGCGAACCGGGGCAAGTTCCGCGTCGCGTTTTCGCTGACCGGGCAGGTGATCGAGCAGCTCCAGCGGTGGTCGCCCGAGGTGATCGAGCGGTTTGTCGCGCTCGCGCAGACGGGGTGTGTCGAGTTTTTAGCCGAGACGTACAACCATTCGCTGTCGTCGTGTTACAGCCCGGGCAGCTTCGAGGACGAGGTCGATCGGCACGACACGCTGATCGAGGACTTGTTCGGCCAGCGCCCGGCCGTGTTCCGCAACACCGAGCTGGTGTACAGCGACGCGATCGCGAAACAGGTCGCGGCGATGGGCCGTTACCGCGCGGTCTTGGCCGAGGGTGTGGATCGGCTGCTGGACGGGCGGACACCCAACACGCCCTACCGTCCGGCCGAGCCTTCGGCGGCACGTTCACTGGCGCTGCTGCTCAAGAACCACCGGCTCAGCGACGACCTCGCGTTCCGCTTCGGCGAGCAATCCTGGGAACACCACCCGCTCACCGCCGCGACGTACGCCCAGTGGCTGACCGATCAGCCGGGCGAGGCCGTCAACCTGTTCATGGACTTCGAGACGTTCGGCGAGCACAAGTGGGTCAACACCGGCATCTTCGACCTGCTCAAGGCGCTGCCGAGTGAGGTGCTCGGGCGCGGCGGGCGTTTCGTCACACCCGGCGAGGCCGCGGACCTGTTCGTGCCCAAGGACACCTACGCCGCGCCGGACGTGACAAGCTGGGCCGACACCGAGCGCGACCTCTCCGCCTGGAACGGGAACACGATGCAGTCCTCGGCGATCAAGGCGCTCTACGACCTTGAGCAACCTGTGCTCAACACGCGCGACGCCGAACTGCTCGCCGACTGGCAGTCGCTGGGCACGAGCGACCACTTCTACTACATGTCGACCAAGCACCAGGACGACGGCGCGGTGCACGCGTATTTCAACCCGTACGACTCGCCGTACGACGCGTACCTGAACTATATGAATGTGTTGGAGAATCTGAAGCAGCGGGTGGCGCGGGTCTAA
- a CDS encoding NAD(P)/FAD-dependent oxidoreductase, with the protein MSETTKKQKIVVLGCGFAGLSFVKACKGLGESADILVVDKENHHLFQPLLYQVAMAGLSAPEVSEPIRAIFRRRPEVQTVMDTVEAIDLDKREVTLAVGGVERYDYLVVAMGGASSYFGHDDWEVHAPGLKSLDDAMRIRRGVLTSFELAEAIDEGARRKELITVVIIGGGATGVELAGAMAELAKRVFKRDFREINPADARVVLVDGSDRLLEAFPESLSASALRQLKSLGVEVRLNTQVDAIDGDGVDLSDGTRIDAANVLWGGGVQAVAVTRTLDVELGKGGRIPVGPDLSVPGHPEVFVLGDIADVTLPDGTKAPGLAPAAMQMGKQVGKVIRGEVKSGQGVGEPGVRPVFTYKDKGTMATIGRSRAIAWVGPLKLSGFFAWLAWLVVHLLLLIGFRNKVVVLVQWCYSYVTFRRGARIIFGKQVAVRREAESGGDAQTSNRSSEE; encoded by the coding sequence ATGTCTGAAACCACGAAGAAGCAGAAGATCGTCGTGCTGGGCTGCGGGTTCGCGGGGCTGTCGTTTGTGAAGGCCTGCAAGGGGCTCGGGGAGTCGGCGGACATCCTCGTGGTGGATAAGGAGAACCACCACCTGTTCCAGCCACTCTTGTATCAGGTCGCGATGGCGGGGCTGTCGGCCCCGGAAGTGTCCGAGCCGATCCGGGCGATCTTCCGTCGAAGGCCCGAGGTGCAGACCGTGATGGACACGGTGGAGGCGATCGATCTGGACAAGCGTGAGGTAACGCTGGCCGTCGGCGGGGTCGAGCGGTACGACTACCTCGTCGTCGCGATGGGCGGGGCGAGCTCGTACTTCGGCCATGACGACTGGGAAGTGCACGCCCCGGGGCTCAAGTCGCTCGACGACGCGATGCGGATCCGGCGGGGTGTCCTGACGAGTTTTGAGCTGGCCGAGGCGATCGACGAGGGCGCGCGTCGCAAGGAGCTGATTACGGTCGTCATCATCGGCGGCGGCGCGACGGGTGTCGAGTTGGCCGGGGCGATGGCGGAGCTGGCCAAGCGGGTCTTCAAGCGCGACTTCCGGGAGATCAACCCGGCGGATGCGCGGGTCGTGCTGGTCGACGGCAGCGATCGGCTGCTCGAAGCGTTCCCCGAATCACTCTCGGCCAGCGCGCTCAGGCAGCTCAAATCACTGGGCGTCGAGGTCCGGCTGAATACACAGGTCGACGCGATCGATGGCGACGGCGTGGACCTCAGCGATGGCACACGGATCGATGCGGCCAATGTGCTCTGGGGCGGCGGGGTCCAGGCCGTAGCGGTGACGCGGACGCTCGATGTGGAACTCGGCAAGGGCGGGCGCATCCCCGTGGGCCCGGACCTGAGCGTCCCGGGCCACCCCGAGGTGTTCGTGCTCGGCGACATCGCGGATGTGACGCTGCCCGACGGGACCAAGGCCCCGGGCCTCGCGCCGGCGGCGATGCAGATGGGGAAACAGGTCGGCAAGGTCATCCGCGGCGAAGTCAAATCGGGCCAAGGCGTCGGCGAGCCGGGTGTCCGGCCCGTGTTTACGTACAAGGACAAGGGGACGATGGCGACGATCGGGCGCAGCCGGGCGATCGCGTGGGTCGGGCCTCTGAAGCTGAGTGGGTTCTTCGCCTGGCTGGCGTGGCTGGTCGTTCACCTGCTGCTGCTGATCGGCTTTCGCAACAAGGTCGTCGTGCTGGTGCAGTGGTGCTACTCGTACGTCACGTTCCGGCGCGGGGCGCGGATCATCTTTGGCAAGCAGGTGGCCGTTCGGCGGGAGGCGGAGTCCGGGGGTGATGCACAAACATCGAACAGGTCGAGCGAAGAGTGA